A stretch of the Amycolatopsis sp. BJA-103 genome encodes the following:
- a CDS encoding beta-L-arabinofuranosidase domain-containing protein yields MSVPRRNFLKATLATGLVVGVGTQATAEAAAAAPYVANRAPLLPAPLVRLPPGSAKAGGWLATQLRKQLDGLNGRYQEVSHYLAFDNTGWTRPELRGWEEVPYWLRGYGDLGYVTGDARVLADTRRWIDAILATQAPDGYFGPSELRTRQSGHADLWPHMPMLHALRSYEEYTKDARVVPFLSRYFLFMAAQPVSVYTDGWGNTRWADTIDVVYWLYNRTGEPFLLDLVRTIHRHSANWVDDLPTAHNVNITQGFREPGQFWVLSGDPAHRASAYANYDRIQGRYGQFPGGGFAGDENVRPGYDDPRQGFETCGIVEYMMSHEILARTTGDPVWADRVEELAFNLLPAALDPAGRGVHYVTSANGIQLDRQPKTLSQFDNDFTMQAYEPGIDNYRCCPHNYGMGWPYYVEEMWQATAGGGLCAMLYGASTVTAKVAGGTPVTITQTTGYPFSDTVTFTFSLPKPTDFPFQIRIPGWCPAPALSVNGGTVAVSGGPRYETVRRVWRTGDRVTLRLPMTTRTRVWARNHGSVSVDRGPLTFSLAIQENWSRVAGDDQWPVHEVRPGSAWNYGLVPQAAFTVSTTGGNPLDPFTPANSPVRLTTDAQRIDAWQASEQDVIDELADSPVAVTTPVQRVTLIPMGAARLRVTSFPRTGGSRPWRTGWTRIENRNSGKLLGVDRMSTADSAQVVQFHDNGTADHLWRTIDNGDGWFRVKNRNSGKVLGVDQMSTANSARVVQFDDNGTADHLWRFLDNGDGWFRLQNRNSSKVLGVDLMSTADSAIVVQFDDNGTADHLWRLLD; encoded by the coding sequence ATGTCAGTCCCCCGCCGCAACTTCCTCAAAGCCACCCTCGCGACAGGCCTCGTCGTCGGCGTCGGCACGCAGGCCACAGCCGAAGCCGCGGCCGCCGCGCCCTACGTGGCGAACCGCGCGCCGCTCCTGCCCGCTCCCCTGGTCCGGCTCCCGCCCGGCTCGGCGAAGGCCGGTGGCTGGCTGGCCACCCAGCTCCGCAAGCAGCTCGACGGCCTCAACGGCCGCTACCAGGAGGTCTCGCATTACCTCGCGTTCGACAACACCGGCTGGACGCGGCCCGAGCTGAGAGGCTGGGAGGAGGTGCCGTACTGGCTGCGCGGTTACGGCGACCTCGGCTACGTCACCGGCGACGCCCGCGTGCTGGCCGACACGCGCCGCTGGATCGACGCGATCCTCGCCACCCAGGCCCCGGACGGGTACTTCGGCCCGTCCGAGCTGCGCACCCGGCAGTCGGGCCACGCGGACCTCTGGCCGCACATGCCGATGCTGCACGCGCTGCGCTCGTACGAGGAGTACACAAAGGACGCCCGGGTCGTCCCGTTCCTCAGCCGCTACTTCCTTTTCATGGCGGCACAACCGGTGTCCGTGTACACCGACGGCTGGGGCAACACCCGCTGGGCCGACACGATCGACGTCGTCTACTGGCTCTACAACCGCACCGGCGAGCCGTTCCTGCTGGATCTGGTCCGCACCATCCACCGTCACTCGGCGAACTGGGTGGACGACCTGCCCACCGCGCACAACGTCAACATCACCCAGGGCTTCCGCGAACCGGGCCAGTTCTGGGTCCTCTCCGGCGATCCGGCGCATCGCGCGAGCGCCTACGCGAACTACGACCGGATCCAGGGCCGCTACGGCCAGTTCCCCGGCGGCGGCTTCGCCGGTGACGAGAACGTCCGGCCCGGCTACGACGATCCCCGGCAGGGCTTCGAAACCTGCGGGATCGTCGAGTACATGATGAGCCACGAGATCCTCGCCAGGACGACCGGCGATCCCGTCTGGGCCGACCGCGTCGAGGAACTCGCCTTCAATCTGCTTCCCGCCGCGCTGGATCCGGCGGGGCGGGGCGTGCACTACGTGACGTCGGCGAACGGGATCCAGCTCGACCGGCAGCCGAAGACGTTGAGCCAGTTCGACAACGACTTCACCATGCAGGCGTACGAACCGGGGATCGACAACTACCGGTGCTGCCCGCACAACTACGGGATGGGCTGGCCGTACTACGTCGAGGAGATGTGGCAGGCGACGGCGGGCGGAGGTCTCTGCGCGATGCTGTACGGCGCGTCCACGGTGACCGCGAAGGTCGCCGGCGGCACTCCGGTGACCATCACGCAGACGACCGGCTATCCGTTCTCCGACACCGTCACGTTCACCTTCTCGCTGCCGAAGCCGACGGATTTCCCTTTCCAGATCAGGATTCCCGGCTGGTGCCCGGCACCGGCGCTGTCGGTGAACGGTGGCACGGTCGCCGTGAGCGGCGGCCCGCGGTACGAAACCGTCCGCCGGGTCTGGCGGACCGGCGACCGCGTCACCCTGCGGCTGCCGATGACCACCCGCACGCGGGTCTGGGCGCGCAACCACGGCTCCGTCTCGGTCGACCGCGGGCCGCTGACGTTCTCCCTCGCGATCCAGGAGAACTGGAGCCGGGTCGCGGGCGACGACCAATGGCCCGTCCACGAGGTCCGGCCCGGCTCCGCGTGGAACTACGGCCTGGTGCCGCAGGCCGCGTTCACGGTCTCCACGACGGGCGGGAACCCGCTCGACCCGTTCACCCCGGCGAACAGCCCGGTCCGGCTCACCACCGACGCCCAGCGCATCGACGCGTGGCAGGCGAGCGAGCAGGACGTGATCGACGAACTCGCCGACAGCCCGGTCGCCGTGACCACACCGGTCCAGCGCGTCACCCTGATCCCGATGGGCGCCGCGCGACTGCGGGTGACGTCGTTCCCGCGGACCGGTGGATCACGGCCGTGGCGGACCGGCTGGACCCGGATCGAGAACCGCAACTCCGGCAAGCTCCTCGGCGTGGACCGGATGTCCACCGCGGACTCGGCGCAGGTCGTGCAGTTCCACGACAACGGCACCGCGGACCATCTGTGGCGCACCATCGACAACGGCGATGGCTGGTTCCGCGTCAAGAACCGCAACTCCGGCAAAGTCCTGGGGGTGGACCAGATGTCCACGGCGAACTCGGCGCGGGTCGTCCAATTCGACGACAACGGCACCGCGGACCACCTCTGGCGGTTCCTGGACAACGGGGACGGGTGGTTCCGCCTCCAGAACCGCAACTCGAGCAAGGTCCTCGGCGTGGACCTCATGTCCACGGCGGACTCGGCGATCGTCGTGCAGTTCGACGACAACGGGACCGCGGACCACCTGTGGCGCCTGCTGGACTAG
- a CDS encoding ABC transporter ATP-binding protein has protein sequence MDSSGTAPALRLAGLTKTFGGRPAVDHIDLEVPRGSFFGLIGPNGAGKTTSLSMAVGLLRPDSGRSEIFGVDVWTDPARAKEIIGVLPDGLSMPERLTGRELLRFTGLLRGMEVAEVERRSGELLEILALADTGRTLVMEYSTGMRKKIGLATALLHAPKLLVLDEPLEAVDPVSAATIKVILRRFVRDGGSVVFSSHVMTVVEQLCDHVAVIASGRVVASGLLETVRSGRNLEERFVDLVGGQAPEMGELAWLSS, from the coding sequence ATGGATTCATCGGGTACGGCTCCGGCGCTTCGGCTCGCCGGGCTGACCAAGACCTTCGGCGGCAGGCCGGCGGTCGACCACATCGATCTGGAAGTGCCCCGGGGATCCTTCTTCGGCCTGATCGGCCCCAACGGCGCCGGTAAGACGACGTCGTTGTCGATGGCGGTGGGACTGCTGCGTCCCGACAGCGGGCGCTCGGAGATCTTCGGCGTCGACGTCTGGACCGACCCCGCGCGGGCCAAGGAAATCATCGGCGTGCTGCCTGACGGGCTGTCCATGCCCGAGCGGCTGACCGGCCGCGAACTGCTGCGTTTCACCGGTCTGCTGCGCGGTATGGAGGTGGCCGAGGTCGAACGGCGATCGGGCGAGTTGCTGGAGATCTTGGCACTGGCCGATACCGGGCGCACCCTCGTGATGGAGTACTCGACGGGCATGCGCAAGAAGATCGGCCTGGCCACCGCGCTGCTGCACGCGCCGAAGCTGTTGGTGCTGGACGAACCGCTGGAGGCCGTCGATCCCGTCTCGGCCGCCACCATCAAGGTCATCTTGCGGCGGTTCGTACGCGATGGCGGTTCCGTGGTGTTCTCCAGCCACGTGATGACCGTCGTCGAGCAGTTGTGCGACCACGTGGCGGTGATCGCCTCCGGCCGGGTCGTGGCCTCGGGCCTGTTGGAGACCGTGCGATCGGGCCGAAACCTGGAAGAGCGGTTCGTGGACCTGGTCGGCGGCCAGGCTCCCGAGATGGGGGAGCTGGCGTGGCTGTCCTCCTGA
- a CDS encoding TetR/AcrR family transcriptional regulator: MADKRSSRVADRTDAIMRTTLELGQEVGYANLSIEAVAARAGAGKHTIYRRWPSKGALFLDSLLSLNEPGLNYPDTGDIEADLRRQIYAAVDLLAKPPLGPLYQALLVEAQQDPQVAEALNERFIGPQEEKTIARLRKARDQGQLAGDFDLSLAMALLSGPLYFQVLITRKPLTREYVDRVIEAVFAGMGPKAPTAT; the protein is encoded by the coding sequence ATGGCCGACAAACGCAGCAGCCGTGTCGCCGACCGGACTGACGCCATCATGCGGACCACACTGGAGCTCGGGCAGGAGGTGGGGTACGCCAACCTCAGCATCGAGGCGGTCGCGGCACGCGCCGGAGCCGGCAAGCACACGATCTATCGCCGATGGCCGTCGAAGGGCGCTCTGTTCCTCGACTCCCTGCTGTCGCTGAACGAGCCCGGACTGAACTATCCGGACACCGGCGATATCGAAGCCGACCTGCGCCGGCAGATTTACGCGGCCGTCGACCTGCTGGCCAAACCGCCGCTCGGGCCGCTGTATCAGGCTTTGCTGGTCGAGGCCCAGCAAGATCCTCAAGTCGCGGAGGCGTTGAACGAACGTTTCATCGGCCCGCAAGAGGAGAAGACGATCGCTCGCTTGCGGAAGGCTCGCGACCAGGGGCAACTGGCCGGCGACTTCGACCTGAGCCTGGCGATGGCCCTCCTGTCCGGCCCGTTGTATTTCCAGGTGTTGATCACCCGGAAACCGCTGACGCGCGAATACGTCGACCGCGTGATCGAGGCGGTCTTCGCCGGGATGGGACCGAAGGCCCCGACGGCGACCTAG
- a CDS encoding serine hydrolase domain-containing protein, with amino-acid sequence MKLPVVTAVAVVAAVLTSVPAAATPCLGKPDPAALSAAIAGLPDKDTTGALVRVTGLSGAWSGTSGESDVRTHAPVRPDGFFRIGSTTKVYTAVMVLQLAQENRIDLEQPVQRYLPGVLPAGYPPVPVRTLLDHTSGLPSVDIPGLYEPEWILAHRYDHWSPREVVDTALRHPIDFQPGTAQKYTNTAYVTAGMLVEKVTGQSYARNLRDRITVPLGLWETFYPEDDPRLPNPAARGYLDVDGELVDVTEMNQSIPGAAGAIVSTAGDLDKFITGLFGGRLLGPSVMPRLFAVPDVPMADGNGRASYSQGLMKLTLNGLTVWGKTGSRYGYASGIFATQDLSRVVAYSVNPTVKSPDGQPLIVQKIAEAASRSLPKT; translated from the coding sequence ATGAAACTTCCAGTTGTCACAGCAGTCGCCGTCGTCGCGGCGGTCCTCACCTCGGTGCCGGCCGCCGCGACACCCTGCCTCGGAAAGCCCGACCCCGCCGCGTTGTCGGCGGCGATCGCGGGTCTGCCCGACAAGGACACGACGGGCGCGCTGGTCCGGGTCACCGGCCTGTCCGGCGCGTGGTCCGGCACCTCCGGGGAGTCCGACGTCCGCACCCATGCCCCCGTCCGGCCGGACGGGTTCTTCCGGATCGGCAGCACCACCAAGGTCTACACCGCCGTCATGGTGCTCCAGTTGGCGCAGGAGAACCGGATCGACCTCGAACAGCCGGTTCAGCGGTATCTCCCCGGGGTGCTTCCGGCGGGCTATCCGCCGGTGCCGGTGCGCACCCTGCTCGACCACACCTCCGGGTTGCCGTCGGTGGACATCCCCGGTCTCTACGAGCCGGAGTGGATCCTCGCACATCGCTACGATCACTGGAGCCCGCGCGAGGTGGTGGACACCGCGCTGCGCCATCCGATCGACTTCCAGCCCGGTACGGCCCAGAAGTACACGAACACCGCTTACGTCACGGCGGGAATGCTCGTCGAGAAGGTGACGGGACAGTCCTACGCCCGCAATCTGCGCGATCGCATCACCGTGCCGCTCGGCCTTTGGGAGACCTTTTACCCGGAGGACGACCCGCGTCTGCCGAACCCGGCCGCGCGCGGTTATCTCGACGTGGACGGGGAACTGGTCGACGTCACCGAGATGAACCAGTCCATCCCCGGCGCCGCCGGCGCGATCGTCTCCACGGCCGGGGACCTCGACAAGTTCATCACCGGTCTGTTCGGTGGCCGGCTGCTCGGTCCCTCGGTGATGCCGCGCCTGTTCGCCGTGCCGGACGTGCCCATGGCCGACGGCAACGGCCGGGCGAGTTACAGCCAGGGCTTGATGAAGCTGACCCTGAACGGGCTCACCGTCTGGGGAAAGACCGGCAGCCGGTACGGCTACGCGAGTGGGATCTTCGCCACCCAGGACCTTTCCAGGGTGGTGGCGTACTCGGTCAATCCCACGGTGAAATCCCCGGACGGCCAGCCGCTCATCGTGCAGAAGATCGCGGAAGCGGCGAGCAGGAGCCTGCCGAAGACCTAG
- the glmS gene encoding glutamine--fructose-6-phosphate transaminase (isomerizing) — protein sequence MCGIVGYIGGQNAAPILIEGLTRLEYRGYDSAGISVLGGKGAQVHRIVGRVRNLTAALPKRLAGKVGIGHTRWATHGPATEANAHPHVSEDGRISVVHNGIIDNADSLREQLGQAGVTLTSETDTEVLAHLIARSGAKTLEDAVVEAVSRVTGTYAIAVTDTEHPDRVVVARNGSPLIIGVGDREMFVASDLSALVRHTSQVVHLDDGEFASVSATGYRTFTVDESDTGKAATAIDIKADDLDLGGHRHYMYKEIQEQSECLERMIRGRLDDRFGVSRLDGLNLTPRDLRGFARVKILGCGSAYYAGQIGATMIEDLARVPADAEAASEFRYRNPIIEADTLYIAVSQSGETADTAFAVEEVKRKGGRVIGLVNVVGSTIARACEGGLYLHAGPEIAVASTKALTNMAVGFAMIALALGRVRDLSNADGQRIVAAIRALPKQVASIVEAESEIAEHAKTCADARSLFFIGRVRGFPVAREGAQKFKEISYRHAEAYQTSELKHGPLALIDESLPTVAIVPFDDLADRNLAAMQQIKARKGPVLAITHDDVDFGDLDVPRFVVPRSEPELDPILLTIPLQLLAYHAALILGHDIDKPRNLAKSVTVE from the coding sequence ATGTGCGGAATCGTCGGCTACATCGGCGGTCAGAACGCCGCCCCGATCCTGATCGAGGGGCTCACGCGGCTGGAATACCGCGGCTACGACTCGGCCGGGATCTCCGTCCTGGGCGGTAAAGGCGCGCAGGTGCACCGGATCGTGGGGCGGGTGCGGAACCTGACGGCGGCCCTGCCCAAGCGGCTCGCGGGCAAGGTCGGCATCGGGCACACGAGGTGGGCGACGCACGGCCCGGCGACCGAGGCGAACGCCCATCCGCACGTCTCCGAGGACGGCCGGATCTCCGTGGTGCACAACGGGATCATCGACAACGCCGACAGCCTGCGCGAGCAGCTCGGCCAGGCCGGGGTGACGCTGACCTCCGAGACCGACACCGAAGTGCTCGCCCACCTCATCGCGAGGTCGGGCGCGAAGACCCTCGAAGACGCTGTCGTCGAGGCCGTTTCCCGGGTCACCGGTACCTACGCGATCGCCGTGACCGACACCGAGCACCCCGACCGCGTCGTGGTCGCGCGGAACGGTTCGCCGCTGATCATCGGCGTCGGCGACCGGGAGATGTTCGTGGCCAGCGACCTGTCCGCGCTGGTCCGGCACACCTCGCAGGTGGTGCACCTCGACGACGGCGAGTTCGCCAGCGTCTCGGCCACGGGCTACCGCACCTTCACCGTCGACGAGAGCGACACCGGCAAGGCCGCGACAGCGATCGACATCAAGGCCGACGATCTCGACCTCGGGGGTCACCGGCACTACATGTACAAGGAGATCCAGGAGCAGTCGGAATGCCTGGAGCGCATGATCCGCGGCCGCCTCGACGACCGCTTCGGAGTGTCCCGTTTGGACGGTCTGAACCTGACTCCCCGTGACCTGCGCGGCTTCGCCAGGGTGAAGATCCTCGGCTGTGGCTCCGCGTACTACGCCGGGCAGATCGGCGCGACCATGATCGAGGACCTGGCGCGGGTCCCGGCCGACGCGGAGGCCGCGTCCGAGTTCCGCTATCGCAACCCCATCATCGAGGCCGACACCCTCTACATCGCGGTCAGCCAGTCCGGCGAAACCGCGGACACCGCCTTCGCCGTCGAAGAGGTCAAGCGCAAGGGCGGCCGGGTGATCGGTCTGGTCAACGTCGTCGGCTCGACGATCGCGCGGGCCTGCGAGGGTGGCCTGTACCTGCACGCGGGTCCCGAGATCGCCGTCGCCTCGACCAAGGCGCTCACCAACATGGCCGTCGGGTTCGCGATGATCGCGCTGGCGCTGGGCCGGGTCCGCGATCTGTCCAATGCGGACGGACAGCGCATCGTGGCCGCCATCCGGGCCCTGCCGAAGCAGGTCGCGTCCATTGTGGAGGCGGAGTCCGAGATCGCCGAGCACGCCAAGACCTGCGCGGACGCGCGGAGCCTGTTCTTCATCGGCCGCGTCCGGGGTTTCCCGGTGGCACGGGAAGGCGCGCAGAAGTTCAAGGAGATCTCGTACCGGCACGCGGAGGCCTACCAGACCTCGGAACTCAAGCACGGCCCGCTCGCGCTGATCGACGAGTCGCTGCCCACGGTCGCGATCGTGCCGTTCGACGACCTCGCCGACCGCAACCTCGCCGCGATGCAGCAGATCAAGGCCCGCAAGGGTCCGGTCCTGGCGATCACGCACGACGACGTCGACTTCGGCGACCTCGACGTGCCGCGGTTCGTCGTCCCGCGTTCGGAGCCGGAACTCGACCCGATCCTGCTCACGATCCCGCTGCAGTTGCTGGCCTACCACGCCGCGCTGATCCTCGGCCACGACATCGACAAGCCGCGAAACCTCGCGAAGTCGGTCACCGTGGAGTGA
- a CDS encoding M20 family metallopeptidase yields MTADAMIEDLRTLVEIESPSGDLKALTASAEAVKALLESRLGGTATLTESAAGPHVRWSGGGEPRVLILGHHDTVFPIGTLARRPFAVTGGRVTGPGVFDMLGGLVQAIHGLAALDDLTGVEILVTADEETGSHESRALIEERARACGSVLVFEGAADGGGLKIGRKGCGTFEVVITGRASHAGLEPEAGVNALTEAAHQVLAIAALGRQAAGTSVTPTVASAGTASNVVPASATVVVDVRVESAEEKERVEAGFAALTPRLAGAEILVRGGIHRSPMPESAAAELFAVAERLLPGVAGVAVGGGSDGNLTAAIGVPTLDGLGAVGGGAHADHEYLLVESMVERANLVTGLVAAIRDR; encoded by the coding sequence ATGACTGCCGACGCGATGATCGAAGACCTCAGGACCCTCGTCGAAATCGAGTCGCCTTCGGGCGACCTCAAGGCTTTGACGGCCTCGGCCGAGGCCGTCAAAGCCCTCCTCGAGAGCCGCCTCGGCGGTACGGCGACCCTGACGGAGAGCGCGGCCGGGCCCCACGTCCGGTGGTCCGGCGGTGGTGAACCCCGCGTGCTGATCCTGGGGCACCACGACACCGTGTTCCCGATCGGCACGCTGGCGCGCCGCCCGTTCGCGGTGACCGGCGGCCGGGTGACCGGCCCCGGGGTGTTCGACATGCTCGGCGGGCTGGTGCAGGCGATCCACGGCCTGGCGGCACTCGACGATCTGACCGGTGTCGAGATCCTGGTGACGGCCGACGAAGAAACGGGCTCGCACGAATCCCGCGCGCTCATCGAGGAACGCGCCCGCGCGTGCGGTTCGGTGCTCGTGTTCGAAGGGGCGGCCGACGGCGGCGGTCTCAAGATCGGGCGCAAGGGATGCGGCACGTTCGAGGTCGTCATCACCGGCCGGGCGTCGCACGCCGGTCTCGAACCCGAAGCCGGGGTGAACGCGCTGACCGAAGCCGCGCATCAGGTGCTGGCCATCGCCGCGCTCGGCCGGCAGGCGGCCGGGACGAGCGTCACCCCCACCGTCGCTTCGGCGGGAACCGCGAGCAACGTCGTTCCCGCTTCCGCGACCGTCGTGGTCGACGTCCGCGTCGAGTCCGCCGAGGAGAAGGAGCGCGTCGAAGCGGGGTTCGCCGCGCTGACCCCGCGTCTCGCCGGGGCGGAAATCCTGGTCCGAGGCGGGATTCACCGGTCGCCGATGCCCGAGTCGGCCGCCGCGGAGCTCTTCGCCGTGGCGGAACGGCTGCTGCCCGGCGTCGCCGGGGTCGCCGTCGGCGGCGGGAGCGACGGCAACCTCACGGCCGCGATCGGCGTCCCGACCCTCGACGGGCTGGGCGCCGTCGGCGGCGGCGCGCACGCCGATCACGAGTACCTGCTGGTCGAGTCGATGGTGGAGCGGGCGAACCTCGTCACCGGGCTCGTGGCGGCGATCCGGGACCGGTGA
- a CDS encoding glycosyltransferase family 2 protein: MTNPAFAATMMLLLLWWPTHNILLAAFAWRTGRPRRAVAARGEGLEFWIVIPALNEERVVGNTVRTALSLGTTRNPVRVLVIDDGSDDGTPGVLREVTDPRLHVLRRDLPLARQGKGEALNAGYRYIRRLCEAEGSVPRTIVGIIDGDGRGSPGMLREVADVFGDRGIGAVQCRVRIHNRRSILALLQDLEFGAVADASQSLRDLAGSVGMGGNGQFTRLGVLRRFDPAPWSDCLVEDLELGLRLHVAGIRMRYVKSAWVTQQGLVDLRRLLRQRTRWAQGNLQCARHLRELLGSRHVGSIGLLDFLAYLVTPWLTVPLSLVVSLLFVGTLVASWSGVTLGGLIAPPSALPGAALIGVVVLLVPGVVWAVVHRLRLGEEPFHRCLLAGLLYPGFLVLGVIATWRALFRVLARRNSWTKTERLSEDESVSAGVA, from the coding sequence ATGACGAACCCCGCCTTCGCCGCGACCATGATGCTGTTGCTCCTGTGGTGGCCGACGCACAACATCCTGCTCGCGGCGTTCGCGTGGCGCACCGGCCGCCCGCGCCGGGCGGTGGCCGCGCGCGGGGAGGGGCTGGAATTCTGGATCGTGATCCCGGCGCTCAACGAGGAGCGGGTGGTCGGGAACACCGTCCGCACCGCGCTTTCGCTTGGCACGACGCGGAATCCGGTGCGCGTCCTGGTCATCGACGACGGTTCGGACGACGGCACGCCGGGCGTCCTCCGCGAGGTGACCGACCCGCGCCTGCACGTCCTGCGCCGTGATCTCCCGCTGGCCCGTCAGGGCAAGGGGGAGGCGCTGAACGCCGGCTACCGCTACATCCGCCGGCTGTGCGAGGCCGAGGGAAGCGTGCCGCGGACGATCGTCGGCATCATCGACGGGGACGGCCGGGGCAGCCCGGGGATGCTGCGCGAGGTGGCCGACGTGTTCGGCGACCGCGGAATCGGCGCCGTGCAATGCCGGGTGCGTATTCACAATCGGCGCAGCATTCTGGCCTTGTTGCAGGATCTGGAGTTCGGGGCGGTCGCCGACGCGTCGCAAAGCCTGCGCGATCTCGCGGGCAGTGTCGGAATGGGCGGGAACGGGCAATTCACGAGACTCGGCGTGCTGCGCCGTTTCGATCCGGCCCCCTGGTCGGACTGCCTGGTGGAGGATCTCGAACTAGGGCTGAGGCTGCACGTCGCCGGTATTCGGATGCGGTACGTGAAATCGGCGTGGGTCACGCAGCAAGGACTCGTCGATCTGCGCAGGTTGCTGCGGCAACGTACTCGATGGGCACAGGGCAATTTGCAGTGCGCAAGGCATTTGCGGGAATTGCTGGGCTCGCGTCACGTGGGCAGTATTGGTCTCTTGGACTTCCTCGCCTATCTCGTGACGCCTTGGCTGACGGTGCCGTTGTCCTTGGTGGTTTCGCTGTTGTTCGTGGGCACGCTCGTCGCTTCGTGGTCGGGCGTCACCTTGGGCGGGCTGATCGCGCCGCCGTCGGCGTTGCCGGGCGCGGCGTTGATCGGCGTGGTCGTGTTGCTGGTCCCCGGTGTGGTGTGGGCGGTCGTGCACCGGCTGCGGCTCGGCGAGGAACCGTTCCACCGCTGTCTGCTCGCGGGCCTTCTCTATCCGGGATTCCTGGTGCTCGGCGTGATCGCCACCTGGCGCGCGCTGTTCCGCGTGCTGGCCCGCCGCAACAGCTGGACCAAAACCGAGCGGCTGAGCGAGGACGAGTCCGTCTCCGCCGGAGTGGCGTGA
- the wecB gene encoding non-hydrolyzing UDP-N-acetylglucosamine 2-epimerase, producing MRNAQNETDAMPEIWLVAGTRPEAVKLAPVARALASEGRMRPVVVATGQHPEMVDQALATFGLTADERLTLNRRTGSQPELLSGLLLGLEEIAGRRPPAAVVVQGDTTTTLAGALSAFWRRVPVVHLEAGLRSFDLGAPFPEELNRKLVTQAAALHLAPTPDAAANLLAEGVPEENVLVAGNTVVDAILTVTDKSTTVHDPELATLLENATRGAVKLMLVTLHRRESWGEPMRRVLRAVAELMASDPELRVVLPAHPNPQVRALVREELAATPGVLITGSLPYPELAATLAASTLVLSDSGGIQEEAPTFGVPVLVLRDVTERMEAVNAGCALLVGTDGEKIVSTATRLLNDPAARTRMMSSGNPFGDGAASERTEQALAHLLGLAADLPAPFRPASASDLAEV from the coding sequence GTGCGTAACGCACAGAACGAGACCGACGCCATGCCCGAAATCTGGCTGGTCGCGGGAACCCGCCCGGAAGCCGTGAAACTGGCCCCGGTGGCCAGGGCCTTAGCTTCCGAAGGCCGGATGCGGCCCGTGGTCGTGGCCACGGGCCAGCATCCCGAAATGGTCGACCAGGCCTTGGCGACCTTCGGATTGACGGCGGATGAACGGCTGACCCTGAATCGGCGAACGGGGTCCCAACCGGAACTCCTTTCCGGACTCCTCCTGGGTTTGGAGGAAATAGCCGGGCGACGTCCGCCCGCCGCCGTGGTCGTCCAGGGCGACACGACGACGACGTTGGCCGGGGCGCTGTCGGCGTTCTGGCGGCGTGTTCCCGTCGTGCACCTCGAGGCGGGCCTCCGCTCGTTCGACCTGGGAGCGCCGTTCCCCGAGGAGCTCAACCGGAAACTGGTGACCCAGGCGGCCGCGCTGCACCTCGCCCCCACTCCCGACGCCGCCGCGAACCTGCTGGCCGAAGGGGTGCCCGAGGAGAACGTGCTCGTCGCGGGCAACACCGTCGTCGACGCGATCCTCACGGTGACGGACAAATCCACCACGGTGCACGATCCCGAACTGGCGACGCTGCTCGAAAACGCGACCCGCGGCGCGGTCAAACTGATGCTGGTCACCCTGCACCGCCGGGAATCCTGGGGCGAGCCGATGCGCCGGGTCCTGCGCGCGGTGGCCGAGTTGATGGCCTCGGACCCGGAACTGCGGGTGGTACTTCCCGCACATCCGAACCCGCAGGTGCGTGCCCTGGTCCGCGAGGAACTGGCCGCGACGCCGGGTGTGCTGATCACCGGGTCGCTGCCCTATCCCGAACTGGCGGCGACCCTCGCGGCCAGCACGCTGGTGCTCTCCGATTCGGGCGGTATCCAGGAAGAGGCCCCGACTTTCGGCGTCCCGGTCCTGGTGCTCCGTGACGTCACCGAGCGCATGGAGGCCGTGAACGCCGGTTGCGCGCTGCTCGTCGGCACCGACGGCGAGAAGATCGTCTCGACCGCGACGCGACTGCTGAACGACCCGGCGGCGCGGACGCGGATGATGAGCAGCGGCAACCCGTTCGGCGACGGCGCCGCCTCCGAACGGACCGAGCAGGCACTCGCGCACCTGCTGGGGCTGGCCGCGGATCTGCCCGCTCCGTTCCGGCCCGCCTCCGCGAGCGATCTGGCCGAGGTCTGA